Proteins from one Paraburkholderia sp. BL10I2N1 genomic window:
- a CDS encoding BON domain-containing protein: MIKIARSGELTLVGWVPAREQIALAERSANKVDGVTSANNLLSRGR, encoded by the coding sequence ATGATCAAGATTGCTCGTTCAGGAGAACTCACGCTTGTCGGATGGGTACCCGCGCGTGAACAGATCGCGCTGGCCGAACGGAGCGCGAACAAGGTGGACGGCGTCACCTCGGCGAACAACCTGCTCTCGCGTGGTCGTTGA
- a CDS encoding divalent metal cation transporter, producing MRGSLLLKRKTCDMLRASAAWGPGLLVMLADCDAGNVVTAAQSGAQWGIRLLPVLFALVPLLYMVQELSVRLGIFTGQGHGQLIRKRFGPTWGWISALGLVVAVMGSLITEFTGVAGVGEMYGVSRNMTLPLAVVILLAVILTGSHRRVDRVAIAIGTFELSFFAVAWHAHPSIRALAGQLRDIPFAHPQFAWLSAALIGATFNPWMVFYQQAAIADKKLTASDYPSARVETAVGAVLTQSLTAAILVAAATTLSSTGPQHGLQSVGEISTALSGIAGWQVGRLLFSAGVLGASLVASIVCSLALAWGLGEVAGYSRSLDGRPSHAPWFYGVYAAALALSALVVWLAPDLVLLNVAAQVVNALMLPLVVGLLISLSIVALPAARRPRRVYFWLVCTVSALVCVAGLFGAALGWRS from the coding sequence ATGCGTGGCTCGCTGCTGCTGAAAAGAAAGACGTGCGACATGCTGCGCGCAAGCGCAGCCTGGGGCCCGGGTCTGCTCGTCATGCTTGCCGACTGTGACGCCGGCAATGTCGTCACCGCCGCGCAGAGCGGCGCTCAATGGGGCATTCGCCTGCTGCCGGTACTCTTCGCTCTCGTTCCCCTGCTTTACATGGTTCAGGAACTCAGCGTGCGCCTTGGCATTTTCACGGGACAAGGCCATGGCCAACTGATCCGCAAACGGTTCGGCCCGACGTGGGGCTGGATATCTGCCCTGGGACTCGTCGTTGCCGTGATGGGTTCGCTGATTACCGAATTCACGGGTGTCGCAGGCGTAGGTGAAATGTACGGCGTCTCGCGCAACATGACGCTGCCCCTGGCTGTCGTGATCCTGCTGGCGGTGATCCTCACCGGCTCGCATCGACGTGTCGACAGGGTGGCCATCGCCATCGGAACCTTTGAGCTGAGTTTTTTCGCGGTCGCCTGGCACGCCCACCCGAGTATCAGGGCGCTGGCCGGGCAGTTGCGTGACATTCCCTTTGCGCATCCTCAGTTCGCGTGGCTTTCCGCCGCGCTCATTGGCGCGACATTCAATCCGTGGATGGTCTTCTATCAGCAGGCGGCGATTGCCGACAAGAAGCTCACTGCGAGCGACTATCCTTCGGCACGCGTTGAAACGGCGGTTGGCGCCGTGCTCACGCAATCTCTGACGGCGGCCATTCTCGTCGCGGCCGCCACGACGCTATCGAGCACGGGACCACAGCATGGCCTGCAAAGCGTGGGCGAAATCAGCACGGCGCTGTCAGGTATCGCCGGCTGGCAAGTCGGGCGACTGCTCTTCAGCGCCGGCGTGCTCGGGGCCTCGCTCGTGGCCAGCATCGTCTGCTCACTGGCGCTGGCGTGGGGTCTGGGCGAAGTTGCCGGCTACAGTCGCTCGCTCGACGGGCGGCCCTCGCACGCACCGTGGTTTTACGGCGTCTATGCCGCCGCTCTCGCGCTCAGCGCACTGGTTGTCTGGCTGGCGCCCGACCTCGTCCTGTTGAACGTTGCAGCGCAGGTCGTCAACGCATTGATGCTGCCGCTCGTAGTCGGCTTGCTGATCTCGTTGAGCATAGTAGCGTTGCCTGCCGCGCGGCGGCCCCGCCGCGTGTACTTCTGGCTCGTGTGCACCGTATCGGCGCTGGTTTGCGTCGCGGGCCTGTTTGGCGCCGCGCTCGGCTGGCGCTCATGA
- a CDS encoding phage tail protein, with protein sequence MQDQGAHTCETQDGSELIYPYSALAGVQVDASTFRAIPKQSFDTRMLRVQIPSNYDPISREYPGVWDGTFRVAWTDNPAWIFYDVAVTRRYGLGAYLNPQLMDKWTLYDISQYCDGMVADGFGGLEPRYTCNVYIQERADAIAVMQQFASIFNGMLFWSGGALTVTADRPSDPVMAFTPASVINGEFGYVGTPLNQRHTVALVTWNNPANRYEQEIEYVEDGESIAQFGLREAEVLAFGCTSRGLAHRIGRSILLTEQMLSETVSFKTGVNAAFMRPGDVFTTTDPTRAGARNGGRILGGDASTVALDAPVTITAGVSYRLSVMLPNGRLETRDVFGALSGDQTQLTVAPPFSLPVSRMGVWSLWASNLQSELWRCLSLTEDEDGNIQVNGVMYNASKFAAIEQGLALEMPETSIIDPFNIAPPSELNLTESLYQISPVIVGARVTFSWLAPTGAIRFQVAYQSATGSPVVEETGMNSIDVQPTTPGMWFFTVWAVNSLGIMSRPASIQRELYGLNRPPQNVQQFQLDIINDSANLTWQLATDLDVLVGGQLLIRYSPRMSTLVTWEESSEIARFAGSASNGFVPLMKGTYLAKYENSSGWLSIDATMIVSTTGPLRDMNVVAELPQEPLFLGEHINTVVRYGVLYVDTTPEGCGSRPGIP encoded by the coding sequence ATGCAGGATCAGGGAGCGCACACCTGCGAAACACAGGACGGTAGCGAACTGATCTATCCGTACTCGGCGCTCGCAGGGGTGCAGGTGGACGCCTCGACGTTCCGCGCGATCCCTAAGCAGTCGTTCGACACGCGCATGCTGCGGGTGCAGATTCCGTCGAACTACGATCCGATCTCGCGCGAGTATCCCGGCGTATGGGACGGCACCTTTAGAGTCGCGTGGACCGATAACCCTGCGTGGATTTTCTATGACGTGGCAGTGACGCGCCGCTATGGCCTCGGTGCGTACCTGAATCCGCAACTGATGGACAAGTGGACGCTGTACGACATCAGCCAATACTGTGATGGCATGGTGGCGGATGGCTTCGGCGGACTAGAGCCGCGCTACACCTGCAACGTCTACATTCAGGAACGCGCCGACGCCATCGCAGTGATGCAGCAGTTCGCGAGCATCTTTAACGGCATGCTTTTCTGGTCCGGTGGTGCGCTCACCGTGACGGCAGACCGGCCTTCTGATCCGGTGATGGCCTTCACACCTGCCAGCGTCATCAACGGCGAATTCGGCTATGTGGGCACGCCACTGAACCAGCGGCACACGGTCGCGCTGGTGACATGGAACAATCCTGCGAACCGCTACGAGCAGGAAATTGAGTACGTAGAGGACGGCGAATCAATCGCGCAGTTCGGCCTGCGGGAAGCCGAAGTGCTGGCCTTCGGATGCACCTCGCGGGGCCTCGCGCACCGCATCGGTCGTAGCATCCTGCTAACCGAGCAGATGCTTTCAGAAACGGTGTCGTTCAAGACTGGCGTGAATGCGGCCTTCATGCGACCCGGCGACGTGTTCACGACGACCGACCCGACGCGCGCAGGTGCGCGCAATGGTGGCCGCATCCTTGGCGGTGACGCTTCTACGGTCGCGCTCGATGCACCTGTGACGATCACTGCCGGGGTCAGTTATCGGCTGTCAGTGATGCTGCCGAATGGACGGCTTGAGACCCGCGACGTGTTCGGCGCGCTCAGTGGTGATCAGACCCAGCTAACCGTAGCGCCGCCGTTCTCGCTGCCGGTCTCCCGCATGGGCGTCTGGTCCCTGTGGGCGTCCAATCTGCAAAGCGAGCTATGGCGGTGTCTGTCGCTGACCGAGGATGAAGACGGCAACATTCAGGTCAACGGGGTGATGTATAACGCGAGCAAGTTTGCGGCAATCGAGCAGGGGCTTGCGCTCGAAATGCCTGAAACGTCGATCATTGATCCGTTCAACATTGCGCCGCCGTCTGAACTGAACCTGACCGAAAGCCTGTATCAAATCTCACCGGTCATTGTTGGCGCGCGCGTGACGTTTTCATGGCTCGCGCCGACTGGCGCGATCCGCTTTCAGGTCGCGTATCAGTCCGCGACAGGTTCCCCGGTGGTGGAAGAAACCGGGATGAACAGCATCGACGTTCAGCCGACTACACCCGGCATGTGGTTTTTCACTGTGTGGGCGGTCAACAGTCTCGGCATCATGTCGCGGCCTGCGTCGATCCAGCGCGAACTGTACGGCCTGAATCGACCGCCTCAGAACGTGCAGCAGTTCCAGCTTGACATCATCAACGACAGCGCGAATCTGACGTGGCAACTTGCGACGGACCTTGATGTGCTGGTGGGCGGACAGTTGCTTATCCGCTATTCGCCGCGCATGTCCACGCTGGTGACGTGGGAAGAATCCAGCGAGATCGCACGCTTTGCAGGGTCCGCGAGTAACGGCTTTGTGCCGCTGATGAAAGGCACCTACCTTGCGAAGTATGAGAATTCGTCAGGCTGGCTCTCAATCGACGCGACGATGATTGTCAGCACGACGGGACCGCTGCGCGATATGAACGTGGTCGCGGAACTGCCGCAGGAACCTTTGTTCCTTGGCGAACACATCAACACGGTGGTGCGGTATGGCGTGCTGTATGTGGACACGACGCCTGAGGGCTGCGGTTCGCGGCCAGGCATTCCATGA
- a CDS encoding AlpA family transcriptional regulator has translation MTPPENDRLLRMAEVEQRIGLSGRTIYLKIAAGTFPKPIKISVQAVRWRESEVNQWIADRAAEMQKPDPTAPADQIPKPPSKAKKTGSEA, from the coding sequence ATGACACCCCCTGAAAATGACCGCCTGTTACGGATGGCAGAGGTCGAGCAGCGCATCGGACTGAGCGGCAGAACGATCTATCTGAAGATCGCCGCAGGCACTTTTCCCAAGCCGATCAAGATCAGCGTGCAGGCGGTGCGCTGGCGTGAAAGCGAGGTTAATCAATGGATCGCAGATCGTGCCGCAGAGATGCAGAAACCCGACCCGACCGCACCGGCAGATCAGATACCCAAGCCGCCAAGTAAGGCGAAGAAAACGGGATCGGAAGCATGA
- a CDS encoding DUF2778 domain-containing protein: MAVTGKFVVDNKWLSPLTIDGVGTYDAFSGDEIYRNRGGCTAMASKGPIPAGKYWIVARPTGGVGSKVQAWLKDEWNSYKGNPSDHSEWFALYRDDGMIDDVTWVNGVKRGQFRLHPAGGAGLSFGCITLPSRVDFLRVRTALLHTKTIAAGNSGLNSYGTIEVITHGNTCP, encoded by the coding sequence ATGGCTGTTACTGGAAAATTTGTTGTTGATAACAAATGGCTGTCGCCGCTCACGATTGATGGTGTGGGTACATACGACGCATTTTCGGGCGATGAAATATATCGGAATCGGGGCGGATGCACGGCGATGGCCAGCAAAGGACCTATTCCGGCCGGTAAGTATTGGATCGTCGCACGCCCTACTGGCGGCGTAGGCTCCAAGGTTCAAGCGTGGCTTAAGGATGAGTGGAATTCTTACAAAGGAAATCCGTCCGATCACAGCGAATGGTTCGCGCTGTATCGGGATGACGGGATGATTGACGATGTGACGTGGGTTAATGGTGTCAAGCGTGGACAGTTCCGGTTGCATCCGGCAGGAGGTGCTGGCTTGTCATTCGGATGCATTACCTTGCCGAGCCGTGTCGATTTCCTGAGAGTCCGCACGGCGCTTTTGCACACCAAAACCATCGCTGCTGGCAATTCAGGACTTAACTCATACGGAACGATCGAGGTCATCACGCATGGCAATACTTGTCCGTAG
- a CDS encoding MdtA/MuxA family multidrug efflux RND transporter periplasmic adaptor subunit, translating into MDEQQKHPETPRSIDPARQSPEPAGPAGTPRVPPGAKPHRARTIGLIVSALVIAGIVLVRWHPWGSDPSAAQAPGGASGARAGLGAAGLANMPQPVHVASVTQGDMPVVLTALGTVTPLANVTVRTQLSGTLQTVAFQEGQMVKKGDLLAQIDPRPFQISLANAQGTLARDEALLQTARLDLKRYQTLLAQDSIASQQVDTQASLVRQYEGTVKADQANVDTFKLDLIYARITAPVSGRVGLRQVDPGNYVTSGDTNGIVVITQLQPISVLFTTSEDNLPAIMKQIHAGTRMSATAYDRSNTTALESGYLDTFDNQIDTTTGTLKMRALFPNPDNGLFPNQFVNTRLLVDVVKSATIVPTSAVLNGSMGRFVYIVKPDNTVTVRTVKIGPVDGERTSIQSGLALGERVVIDGSDRLREGSKITIPAERPRAAAGASGAAAASGASGAQAHRHKRAAQASE; encoded by the coding sequence ATGGACGAACAACAAAAGCATCCGGAAACGCCGCGCAGCATTGACCCCGCCCGCCAATCGCCTGAACCGGCAGGGCCAGCCGGCACGCCTCGCGTTCCGCCGGGCGCGAAACCGCATCGGGCCCGCACGATCGGGTTGATCGTCTCGGCCCTGGTGATCGCGGGTATCGTGCTGGTGCGCTGGCATCCATGGGGGAGCGATCCGAGCGCCGCACAGGCGCCCGGCGGCGCCAGTGGCGCGCGCGCTGGCCTCGGCGCCGCGGGCCTTGCCAACATGCCTCAGCCGGTGCACGTCGCTAGCGTGACACAGGGCGACATGCCGGTTGTGCTAACAGCGCTCGGCACCGTCACCCCGCTTGCCAACGTCACCGTGCGCACGCAGCTGAGCGGCACCCTGCAGACTGTCGCCTTCCAGGAAGGCCAGATGGTCAAGAAGGGTGACCTGCTTGCGCAGATCGACCCGCGCCCGTTCCAGATATCGCTCGCCAACGCGCAGGGCACGCTGGCGAGAGACGAAGCCCTGCTGCAAACCGCGCGCCTCGACCTGAAGCGCTATCAGACGCTGCTCGCGCAGGACTCCATCGCGAGCCAGCAGGTGGACACGCAGGCCTCGCTCGTCAGGCAGTACGAAGGCACCGTCAAAGCGGACCAGGCGAACGTCGACACCTTCAAGCTCGACCTCATCTATGCGCGCATCACGGCGCCGGTGTCGGGCCGCGTCGGCCTGCGCCAGGTCGATCCGGGCAATTACGTGACCTCGGGCGACACCAACGGCATCGTCGTCATCACGCAGCTGCAGCCGATCAGCGTGCTCTTTACGACATCCGAAGACAACCTGCCCGCCATCATGAAACAGATTCACGCGGGCACGAGAATGTCGGCCACCGCCTACGACCGCAGCAACACCACCGCACTGGAATCGGGCTACCTCGATACGTTCGACAACCAGATCGACACCACCACCGGCACCCTCAAGATGCGCGCGCTGTTCCCGAACCCCGACAACGGGCTGTTCCCGAACCAGTTCGTCAATACGCGCCTGCTCGTCGACGTCGTCAAGAGCGCGACCATCGTGCCAACCTCAGCGGTGCTGAACGGGTCAATGGGGCGGTTCGTGTATATCGTGAAACCGGACAACACGGTGACCGTGCGTACGGTCAAGATCGGCCCGGTCGATGGCGAGCGCACCAGCATCCAGTCGGGCCTCGCGCTTGGCGAGCGCGTCGTGATCGACGGTTCGGACCGGCTGCGCGAAGGCTCGAAGATCACGATTCCCGCAGAACGGCCGAGGGCTGCAGCGGGCGCATCCGGTGCTGCCGCGGCGTCCGGCGCATCGGGCGCGCAGGCCCACCGTCACAAACGCGCGGCGCAAGCCTCGGAATAA
- a CDS encoding IclR family transcriptional regulator, translating to MSLQRTPTHITDPLKDKDGSADEVTALARGITVLRQIAAADAPLSNRELTELTGIPKPTVSRITATLVGAGFLFRLPDSERFVLTASVLELSNGFLRNFDIRARSRPFLIDLAERTSLSVHLAVRDRLDMVVIDTIRPRSAVLVSRLEVGSRMDMCRTAVGRAYMAALSEPERQRLLVGLQAAAGEDWAHLGTRLDDALQETIAQGYAIATGEWHENLNAVAVGFIGPSGERYAVNCGGAAHQCPRDWLTSRAVPALIECIGKIVREIGGAPGQRLDD from the coding sequence ATGAGCCTGCAACGGACACCCACGCACATCACCGATCCACTGAAGGACAAGGACGGTTCCGCCGACGAAGTGACCGCGCTCGCGCGCGGCATCACCGTGCTCAGGCAGATTGCCGCTGCCGACGCACCCCTCAGTAACCGCGAACTGACCGAACTGACGGGGATTCCGAAGCCGACCGTGTCCCGCATTACCGCGACGCTCGTCGGCGCCGGCTTTCTGTTCCGGCTGCCGGACAGCGAGCGCTTCGTCCTCACCGCCTCCGTGCTCGAACTGAGCAACGGCTTCCTGCGCAACTTCGATATCCGCGCACGCTCGCGGCCGTTCCTGATTGATCTGGCCGAGCGCACTTCGCTGTCGGTGCATCTGGCGGTACGCGACCGTCTGGACATGGTGGTCATCGATACCATCCGCCCGCGCTCGGCCGTGCTCGTGTCGCGACTGGAGGTCGGCTCGCGGATGGACATGTGCCGCACCGCCGTCGGTCGAGCCTACATGGCCGCGTTGAGCGAGCCGGAGCGGCAACGGCTGCTCGTCGGCCTGCAGGCGGCCGCCGGGGAAGATTGGGCGCATCTCGGCACCCGCCTCGACGACGCCTTGCAGGAAACCATCGCCCAGGGCTACGCGATTGCGACCGGCGAATGGCACGAAAACCTCAACGCGGTCGCCGTAGGCTTCATCGGCCCATCCGGCGAACGCTATGCGGTCAACTGCGGCGGCGCGGCGCATCAGTGCCCGCGCGACTGGCTCACGTCGCGCGCCGTGCCAGCCCTCATCGAATGCATCGGGAAAATCGTGCGCGAGATTGGCGGCGCGCCCGGCCAGCGTCTCGACGATTGA
- the csgH gene encoding curli-like amyloid fiber formation chaperone CsgH has product MLIADSNPAVWFDANSNQSQVVVVPYVEWAREARLEYQLNVVNSGRTGTSNVSQGGTLSVSPGRPQAVSTVRVTPQVGGSCEVDLTLREGDKEIGRYSYDCTAKK; this is encoded by the coding sequence ATGTTGATAGCCGATAGCAACCCAGCCGTCTGGTTCGACGCGAACTCGAATCAGAGTCAGGTTGTCGTCGTGCCATACGTCGAGTGGGCGCGTGAAGCGCGTCTCGAATATCAACTGAATGTCGTCAACAGCGGCAGGACGGGTACTTCCAACGTCTCGCAAGGGGGCACCCTAAGCGTTTCGCCGGGACGGCCTCAAGCCGTGTCGACGGTTCGCGTTACCCCACAGGTGGGCGGTAGTTGTGAAGTCGACCTGACCTTGCGCGAGGGCGACAAGGAAATAGGCCGGTATTCGTATGACTGCACGGCGAAAAAATAG
- the crcB gene encoding fluoride efflux transporter CrcB, producing the protein MYLSIFAVGIGGALGSLLRWILGVRLNTVFPLLPFGTLASNIIAGYIIGVAIAVFGRYPGIAPEWRLFVITGLMGGLSTFSTFSAEVVSHLQQGRLGWAAGEIAIHVGSSLLMTILGLGTVALMAR; encoded by the coding sequence ATGTATCTGTCTATCTTTGCCGTCGGAATCGGCGGCGCGCTCGGTTCGCTGCTGCGCTGGATTCTCGGTGTGCGTCTGAACACCGTATTTCCCCTTCTGCCGTTCGGCACTCTTGCGTCGAACATCATCGCGGGTTACATCATCGGCGTTGCAATCGCAGTGTTCGGGCGCTATCCGGGTATCGCCCCCGAATGGCGGCTCTTCGTGATTACCGGATTGATGGGCGGGCTTTCGACGTTCTCCACCTTTTCCGCGGAAGTTGTCAGCCACCTGCAACAGGGACGGCTCGGCTGGGCTGCCGGGGAGATCGCGATTCATGTCGGCAGTTCGCTTCTGATGACCATACTCGGTCTCGGGACCGTCGCCCTGATGGCGCGCTAA
- the tssD gene encoding type VI secretion system tube protein TssD, with the protein MPIPAHMWLKDDGGADIKGSSTVQDREGSIEIISFGHGVNLPVDAANGKITGARSHSPVAFEKEFDSATPYLYKAVATGQTLQSAEIKWYRINDAGKEEVYFVMLLEGVKVCGINPGMTNTRLAQASALNHSEAVSMMYERITWHYLDGNIKYTDAWNERA; encoded by the coding sequence ATGCCAATTCCTGCACATATGTGGCTGAAAGACGATGGCGGCGCAGACATCAAAGGTTCTTCGACCGTTCAGGATCGCGAGGGAAGCATTGAAATTATCAGTTTCGGCCACGGTGTGAATCTGCCGGTCGATGCTGCTAACGGAAAGATTACCGGCGCACGTTCGCACTCGCCGGTTGCGTTTGAAAAGGAGTTTGATTCAGCGACGCCGTATCTTTACAAAGCGGTGGCGACGGGTCAAACGCTGCAGTCGGCCGAAATCAAGTGGTATCGCATCAACGATGCAGGGAAAGAGGAAGTGTATTTCGTGATGCTACTCGAAGGCGTAAAGGTCTGCGGCATCAATCCCGGCATGACTAATACACGGCTGGCGCAGGCGTCCGCGCTCAATCACTCTGAAGCGGTGTCGATGATGTATGAGCGGATCACATGGCACTATCTGGACGGCAATATCAAATACACCGATGCTTGGAATGAACGCGCCTGA
- a CDS encoding DUF190 domain-containing protein, translating to MKGYQLTFYTEQSRRHGRQSVVEWLLAKAKQVGIHGSTVITATEGVSHAGVHHAARFFELTDQPLQVIFAVTEIEAQLMFDAIQRENVHVFYTRCPIEFGMLGADEPARRKVKRFSLLHRFHRAAT from the coding sequence ATGAAAGGCTACCAACTCACGTTTTACACCGAGCAGAGCCGCAGGCATGGGCGTCAGTCCGTGGTCGAATGGCTGCTTGCGAAGGCGAAGCAGGTCGGCATCCATGGCTCGACGGTCATCACGGCCACCGAAGGTGTCAGTCACGCGGGCGTCCATCACGCCGCGCGCTTCTTCGAGTTGACCGACCAGCCGCTGCAGGTGATTTTCGCAGTCACCGAAATCGAGGCCCAATTGATGTTCGATGCGATCCAGCGCGAAAACGTCCACGTGTTTTATACGCGCTGCCCGATCGAGTTCGGCATGCTTGGCGCCGATGAACCGGCGCGGCGCAAGGTGAAACGCTTTTCGCTGCTGCATCGTTTTCACCGCGCGGCCACCTGA